TTGGCGGTGGCAAGGTACTCGGATTGGGACAAGCCCAGATTCTTGTAGGCTTCTTCTCCCGTTTTTTGGATACGTGCAGCATATTCTCCAAACACAGCTTCAGAACCGCCAAGGTTCTGCTCAAGCTCACCAAACTGCTCCACGACCTCTTTCCCCAGCTTGATGGCAGCCGCGCCCGCTGCGGCCGCTGCAGCACCCATAGCCGCGCCAACACCTTTAAGAACGCTGCCCAGCTTCTCAAATTTCGAGCTGGATTTTTCGGCATTGTCTCCACTTTCCTTCAATTCGTCCCCAAGCTCGTCTGCACTTTCAGCAGACTGTTCGAGCTCGCGCTCCATTTTGTTCAGCTCTGCTTTGGCGTTGTTAAGCTGTATCTGCCAGGACTGCGTCCGCTTGTCGGTCTCCCCGAAAGAGGAGGCGGCGTTGGCAAGCGCTTTCTCCAAAGTAGCAATTTTTTCTTTCTGCAATTCGATTTCTTTATTCAGCACCTTGTTTCTTGCAGTAACAGCTTCAACTGATTTATCTTGCTTATCAAACTGAGATGCAACCAGGTTCATCTCGCTGCCCAGTACCTTAAAACTTTGGTTGATCTCACGAATGGCGTTCTTAAATTCCTTTTCGCCTTCAATCCCGATCTTCAAGCCAAAATTGTCTGCCACATAACCGCCTCCTTTCCTGCAAAATTTTTAAATTCCATAAGGTATCACATCATCAATGGTCAGCATACGCTTTGGTTTGGACAGTCCTAAAAACTGTCTATGGCACTCCCATAAATCAAGCAGGTATCCAATAGGCATTAGCCATACTTCATCCTCTGAACGGTTGAGCTGGACAGTACCGTAATATAAAAGCCGAGTGAACAATTCCTCATCGCTCACTCGGCCGGTGTGTTTTTTAAATCATCCTCACTTTCAACGTTTCTTTTGGTACCCTTGAACATTGCTTCCATTATAGCGTCTTTATATGTTGCCAGTTCCAAAGGAGATGTGAGAAGTTCCACTGTCTCTTCAGTCAGGAGTTCACGCTTATCCTGATTTTTAAGGTTGTGTATCAAAATGCTCTGGTTAGCCAACAGTGTAATCAGCCATACCACTTCGTCAAGAGCCATCTCGAAGTTCTCGGTTTTCATCAGTTTCGTGCCGAGGTTTTCAAGACCACCGTACCTTTTTGCAATCTCCTTTGTCGCTTTAGTGGTTAGAGTAAGCTGATATTCTTCATCGCCGATTTTGATAATCGCGCTTCTGTCATTATCCTGCATTATTCGCTGCCTCCTCCCACAGCAAATACCGGCTCATAAACTTCCGTATACCAGCCGGTAATAGTTTCAGGCGATACACCGGGATCGTCTTCGCTGACTTCTGCCTTCCAAGGGTGCTTTCCCTGGCCATCTGGTTTGTTACGTCTCATGACTGTCCCTTCAATGGTGGGTGTCGAAAAGGTAATGCTGTCGCCCTTCGTCTGCAGATTTGTAGCCGGGATTCCGAATTTAACCCTGTAAAGCCAAAAATACCTGTACTTGCCGTTAGCTTTCTTGGCTCTAAAGCCGATTGCTACAGGCGCGCCACCATCCTCGCTGGTGGAAATCAGCACCTTATTGTCATCAAGGGTGGCTCCCGTCAAAACCTCAGCAGCGTCTACTCCGATATCTGCAACACCAAGAGTCAGGGTGCCGCTTTGAAATTCCTTGACCACTTCTGCCGCCCCGTCATCGGCATAAAGTGTCGCCTCTGCCAGCTCCACAGAAAGCTCTGCCGTAATAGCCTTAGCCAGCGGAACAGGCGTGGCGTATGTCTCTTCTCCGTTTTCATTCTCAGTTATTTTGGCATAATATAACCTGTCCAGTCCGATTGTGGCCATGTTTTTCATTCCTCCTTTACTTCATACTCTTTTGCCACATCAATGGCATAGTGGTGATAGCCGGTATCGTCCTCATGGCCTATATACCGCCTGTCGGTAATGGTAAAGCCCGCTTGGAGCAATGTGTTCACTATTTCGTTTTTACGTACAGTGTAGTTTCCCTTTATAAATAAAGACAACCTTACCTCCTGGGTTTCTACCTGAGGCCGGTTGTCTGCAAAAACCTCAAATGTATCTGTCATCGGAGTAATGACAAGGTACTCATCTGGCGGTACACCGCTAAATACCCCGGTTTCAATGGGGATACCCAAACCATCCAATGACGAGTTTAATTCTGACAATATGCTCATATACGACCCAGCTCCTGTTCCAGTCTTGACTTCATTACTTCGATGCAGGACTTCCTTGTAGCTGATTTTGCCGGTTTCAAAAAGGGCCTTGGAGGCTGCCCGGACTTGCCGTACTCAATAATATTAGCAATCTTCGCATTGCTTTCCCCATCCTTCCTTGGTTCAGTAAAGCCGATTTTTATGTTGTGGTTTCCATTCCTGTCCTGTTTGGCAGGAGAGAGTCCCAAAGCATTTACCAATTCACCGGTTGCTCTGGACGGATATTTAGTGCCGCTCCCGATAACTGACTGAAGATTGGACTTCACTTTTGAAAGAACCACTTCCCCGCCTGCTTCCAGCACCTTAGGTATGATTTCGTCTGTTCTTTCTCCAAGTCTGGATAACTTGAGCAAGAACTCTTCCGGCATTTTAACTTCCACCTTAGCCACGTTGCAGCCACCTCCAGTTACGTACCGCTTGATTTCACTTTCTCAGCAAGCGCCTCAATATACATCCCGCGCCCTTTTACGTCCTCAACACTGATAATGTTGTACCTGCCATCGCTGCAAACGAGTACAAGATCTGTGGTAACTTCCAGGTTAGGTATCTTACGGAAGCGAAACAGGGCAGACGCCTGCGAAAACGCCGCCCTGTTTGCCCATTTTTCGCTGCCATGTCTGTCTTCCTTGTATGCCCTTACCGAAGCAAGAATGACATCACCTTTTTCTGTAAAACCCTCACTATCCTTAACCGGCTTGACTGAGATAATGTCCACGAAAGTTCTCATTTTCCCAAAGCCCATATTTACACCTTCCAATCCCGGTCGAGCCGCAGCAATAGATTAACTGTATTCCATACCTGCTGTCCTGCCTGCACACTATCCCCAAAAAAGCCAGCCGTCGAGCCATCCCTGCTTTCATAAAAATGGCTCGACAGCATAATGACAGCCTGCTCAGTAGTAGGTGGCATGGGGTTTTCGGCATAATATCCTTCCGGCTTTTTCTGGTAACTTTCCGCATAGGCCACTGCGGCTTTGATATACTCTTGTAAAAGTGCGTCATCTTCGCTGTGCTGCAATATGAGGTTTGCTTTAACCTTCTCCAAAAGTTCCATGCCGCAGCCCTCCGTTTTAA
This region of Desulforamulus ferrireducens genomic DNA includes:
- a CDS encoding major tail protein, with translation MATIGLDRLYYAKITENENGEETYATPVPLAKAITAELSVELAEATLYADDGAAEVVKEFQSGTLTLGVADIGVDAAEVLTGATLDDNKVLISTSEDGGAPVAIGFRAKKANGKYRYFWLYRVKFGIPATNLQTKGDSITFSTPTIEGTVMRRNKPDGQGKHPWKAEVSEDDPGVSPETITGWYTEVYEPVFAVGGGSE
- a CDS encoding HK97-gp10 family putative phage morphogenesis protein translates to MAKVEVKMPEEFLLKLSRLGERTDEIIPKVLEAGGEVVLSKVKSNLQSVIGSGTKYPSRATGELVNALGLSPAKQDRNGNHNIKIGFTEPRKDGESNAKIANIIEYGKSGQPPRPFLKPAKSATRKSCIEVMKSRLEQELGRI
- a CDS encoding head-tail adaptor protein; protein product: MGFGKMRTFVDIISVKPVKDSEGFTEKGDVILASVRAYKEDRHGSEKWANRAAFSQASALFRFRKIPNLEVTTDLVLVCSDGRYNIISVEDVKGRGMYIEALAEKVKSSGT
- a CDS encoding head-tail connector protein is translated as MELLEKVKANLILQHSEDDALLQEYIKAAVAYAESYQKKPEGYYAENPMPPTTEQAVIMLSSHFYESRDGSTAGFFGDSVQAGQQVWNTVNLLLRLDRDWKV